In one window of Fibrobacter sp. DNA:
- a CDS encoding ABC-F family ATP-binding cassette domain-containing protein: MIQVQNVSKSFGEQVLLDGASFLVASHERVGLVGRNGCGKSTLFKMILGQECIDGGSIDIPKNYTIGYLQQHINFTHATVHEEACSVLKPNEDGWLEEHKVEAILFGLGFDEESMHKSPMLLSGGFQIRLNLAKVLASEPDMLLLDEPTNYLDIVSMRWLSRFLRAWKGEVLLITHDHHFMDEVCTHTVGIHRHKMRKVKGTVEKLRETIAEEEEVAMRTQENEQRKKEQLERVIERFRYKAAKAAMVQSKIKAAAKLATGERLTHERNLDFSFTEAGFPGKRMLQIKGLHFAYPNRNDDGTAQGMGPELISDLTMEVFKGDRIAIIGPNGRGKTTLLNLIAKELQPTEGEITYNPNLQINYFGQTNINRLNLDNTVEEEIASAIAEVSQKSRARGLAGLMMFSGDAALKKIKVLSGGERSRVLLGKILASPCNMLLLDEPTNHLDMESIESLIDALEDYEGTALVVTHDEELLHAFATRLVVFDGGSCRIFEGTYADFLEKVGWASEKKPGGANSANIKVSNIDVEGDASKSANAAATNASPRASMDRKARADYIAERSKVIKPLEKKLAKIEEDIAKAEALGGELEAKLVTASESGDGNAITAIAKEMDDNKKLVDELYDAWEKTSAELEAAKDKYPI; the protein is encoded by the coding sequence TCGTAGGCCGCAACGGTTGCGGAAAATCGACACTTTTCAAGATGATCCTGGGTCAGGAATGCATCGACGGCGGATCCATCGACATTCCGAAGAACTATACCATCGGCTACCTGCAGCAGCACATCAACTTCACGCACGCGACCGTGCACGAAGAGGCATGCAGCGTACTCAAGCCCAATGAAGACGGCTGGCTCGAAGAGCACAAGGTGGAGGCCATCCTTTTCGGTCTCGGATTCGACGAAGAATCCATGCACAAGAGCCCGATGCTCCTCTCGGGCGGTTTCCAGATCCGCCTGAATCTCGCGAAAGTCTTGGCGAGCGAGCCCGACATGCTGTTGCTCGACGAACCGACGAACTACCTCGACATCGTATCCATGCGCTGGCTCAGCCGCTTTTTACGCGCATGGAAGGGCGAAGTGCTGCTGATTACGCACGACCACCACTTTATGGACGAAGTCTGCACGCATACGGTCGGCATTCACCGCCACAAGATGCGCAAGGTGAAGGGGACCGTCGAAAAGCTCCGCGAGACCATCGCCGAAGAAGAAGAAGTGGCGATGCGCACGCAAGAAAACGAGCAGCGCAAAAAGGAACAGCTCGAACGCGTCATCGAACGCTTCCGTTACAAGGCCGCGAAGGCCGCCATGGTGCAGTCCAAAATCAAGGCGGCGGCAAAGCTTGCGACCGGCGAGCGCCTCACGCACGAAAGGAACCTGGATTTCAGCTTTACCGAAGCGGGTTTCCCCGGCAAGAGAATGCTCCAGATCAAGGGGCTGCATTTCGCGTATCCCAACCGTAACGATGACGGCACTGCGCAGGGAATGGGCCCGGAGCTCATCTCCGACCTCACGATGGAAGTATTCAAGGGCGACCGCATCGCAATCATAGGCCCGAACGGCCGCGGTAAAACGACGCTCCTGAACTTGATCGCCAAGGAGCTGCAGCCGACCGAAGGCGAAATCACCTACAATCCGAATTTGCAGATAAACTATTTCGGGCAGACGAATATCAACCGCCTGAACCTCGACAACACCGTCGAAGAAGAAATCGCATCGGCCATTGCGGAAGTCTCGCAAAAGAGCCGTGCCCGCGGACTTGCCGGCCTCATGATGTTCAGCGGCGATGCCGCGCTCAAGAAGATAAAGGTCCTCTCGGGTGGCGAAAGGAGCCGCGTGCTCCTCGGAAAAATTCTCGCAAGCCCCTGCAACATGCTTTTGCTTGACGAACCGACGAACCACCTGGACATGGAAAGCATCGAGAGCCTTATCGACGCGCTCGAAGACTACGAAGGTACCGCCCTCGTGGTGACCCACGATGAAGAACTGCTCCATGCGTTCGCGACGAGGCTCGTGGTATTTGACGGCGGAAGCTGCCGCATTTTCGAAGGCACGTATGCGGACTTCCTCGAGAAGGTGGGTTGGGCATCCGAAAAGAAACCCGGCGGCGCAAATTCCGCGAACATCAAGGTTTCGAACATCGACGTGGAAGGCGACGCCTCCAAATCCGCGAACGCCGCCGCAACAAACGCCTCGCCTCGCGCCTCCATGGACCGCAAGGCCCGTGCCGACTACATCGCCGAACGCTCCAAGGTCATCAAGCCTCTCGAAAAGAAGCTCGCAAAGATCGAAGAAGACATCGCGAAAGCGGAGGCCCTCGGCGGCGAGCTCGAAGCCAAACTCGTAACCGCATCGGAAAGTGGCGACGGCAACGCCATCACCGCCATCGCAAAAGAAATGGACGACAACAAGAAACTCGTTGACGAACTTTACGATGCATGGGAAAAAACGAGCGCCGAACTCGAAGCCGCGAAGGATAAATATCCGATTTAG